ATATCTTTTTCTAGTTTAGACCATACCTCACTATAAGTATCATTTAAATTCTTCTTTATGTTCTTGGCAGCAAGTTCTACTATCTTTTGAGCTCTCTGTAGTCTCTTCCATCTCAAAATTTTGATCCTCTTCTCTCCTTCTAAAACTCTCTTAATAGAAATATCTATTTGTACCTTAGGGACTTTTTTATCGACCCTTATAACCTTACCTACAACAACTCGTCCTTCTTTGAGTACATCTCTTATGTCTTTTACATACCTTGTACTTACTTCACTCCATGGAATAAATGCTTCCTGTGCCTCATATTCAAGAAGGGTAGCATAAGCTCCGTATTCGAAAACTTTATCGATTCTAGCTATAACTAACTCTCCAACTTCAGGTAGACCTTTTTTCCTAAATGGTATAACACTCATATCACGTCAACTTGAGTAAAGATTTCTTCTACTTAATTTTAGACTTACATCTATTTGATTAAGATAATGAAGCTCTAGTCTAGTGTCTTTACAACTTCAGCATTAATGAGTTTTACTTTGCCTCCGGTTGGTTGAACAATTTGAGTTCCACACACGAGACATCTCGAAGGAAATGTTGCGTGATCGAATACCACTTGTTCGTTTCCACATACTGTGCACTTAACTCTAATAAATCTCGATCTAGGTTCTGGTATCAATATTCTTTTCTTTTTAGCCATAACGTTCACCCACCGATTTTATGCTTGTTCAGCTTTCTTAATCCTTATTCCTGCTCTATGGTGTATAAATCCGCATTTTGAGCATTTAAGCTTCAGCACCACCTTTTTGGTTACTTTTGCGAATCTCTTTTGCTCTGGTTTACGTTTTGATCCATATCCTTCTTGTTTTCTTAAATATCTCCTTTGACCTTGGGCTAAGGTTCTACGTTTGCCGTGTTTATATATAGTTATACTATGCTGTGTATGTGAACGACATTTAGGACAATATGTGTTTATAGTCTTTGGTATCTTCAACTATCATCCCTTATGCAATCTTCTACTATGAGTACACTGATTTAGATCGATTTATAAGCCATAATGGTAAAACCAAGTATGTATATAGATAGAATAATATGAAGCTATGTCTAGTTGCTTTCCAACATAGATATCGATAACTTAGCTTTTATTTCCTGATTTGAACAGATATATAAACAGGTTCAACATAACCTAGTGCACTTAGAATTGTTGCTAGACTTATGTGGATAGGTGTTATGAATCCTTTTGCGATAACTATGTCGGATATCGATATAGGTTTCAATATCTTGCATAAAACTTTTTCACCATGTATTATAATTGAATTCTGAACAATGTTCTTTAAATTATTGTAAGTGCTTAAGAATAGATTGTAGAGCTTAGAAAGAACATCATTGCCTGATATTATTTTTCCTTCGATAAACCTTGTTTCTAAAAACTTTAGAACGCTATCTATAACTTCATCTATTAACTTAAGATTTTCATTACATATACTATAGTATATTGGGTCATGTACATTAGATAAACACCATCCATTGAATATTATAACCATATCATTTATCTCTACTAGTGATTTGTACACATTCTCGATATCAACATCTCTAAATAAGATATCCTCAATTAATTTATACAAGATGTTTATATCATGCTTAGACACATTATCACCTAACTACATTAACTATTGATGCTAGACCTTTATATACAAAGTATGATGCATATGGATACTCAAGAGAAGCTTCCTCACCTTTCTTAAAACTGAATTCTTCGTCTATTACCGTTACTCGCGGTATAGAGGTTAGGAATCTTATCTTAAGTTTAACGTCAGAGGCCGATAGGTTATGAGGTGATAGCTCAAAAGCATATACATCTGCGTTGTTAATTTGAATCACTCTCCAACCCGTTTTTCCATTTACACTATTTGAGACTCTAATTAAATGCGTAATATCTATTGTGACCTTAGCATCTATACAGACTGAAATAGCCTTAGCTACATCATTTAAATGTTGTATTAGATATTCATAAACTTTTTGTGCTACTTCAAAATTCAGTACGGATTTGGATCCCATTATGAATTCTCTAATCTCTTCGTCTACATAATTAGCTAGATATCTTGCTATTCGTCTTCTTATACCACCATCAGTAACTCTTGGTGGAAGCACCACGTACTTCTTTGACTTCTTAATTATTTGATCTATGAATGCTTTCAACTGATAATCATCGACTTTTATGTAAGATACTATTTCGCGCCTTTCATCTGGGGACATGTAACTATATGGTTCACCAAGTTCTACAATCACATGGAATCCTCTATGACCCGAAAACGTTGTGATTATCTTAGTAAAGCCTAAATCGTTTTCAAGTATATCGATAAGCTTTGCAACATGTTCTTTAGCTATATTGATACACTCTGGCTCGATATGTTCAAATTTGCTTAGTTCTTCTCCACATTGTGGACACGATTTAACGTCTAACTGTTGAATGTAGAAACCGCATTTCCTACAGAACTTCATCTGAACATACTTACCACTTTCTTGACATTCGGATATTTCATTAGCATCAATATCGAACACTAGATCGCTTCCTAACCACTTTTTTTCATCCATAATAGGATTTGCAGGTTCTCTATAACGAGCTGAAGAATAGTAAAGATGCCTTGGAATAACATCAATTATATGTTTCTTCAGTTCTGAAAGTGATGAGAAAGATAAGTGACGCAGATATGTTTCACTATTGAATGGTTGTAGGGCTATTTCCCTAAGATAGAAATCTTGAGGAAATACTAGATCATTTTTTATATAGAATTCCTTTACAAGATTCGTAATTATACCTAATGTTTTTGTGTCTATGGTTCGTCCCTTATTCTGATCTTGGTGCCACGTAGAGTTTCATTATGGAGCCTGAGATAAGATCTAAATCGAATTCACAAGGCATATCCCTACCTAACTTAATAGTGACGATTTCCGCTATCCTAGATATCGTTGATAATATCGATAAATACTCCATAGAATAAGCATTGATAAATTCTTCGATATCTTGTAGAGATTGATAATCTATTAACGTTCCTGCAGGTATTGTTAACGCTATCTCTGCTTCACCAAGCTCCGACGTAGATATAAGTGATATACCTTCTTTATAGACCTTTATCTTTAGAATTTCACCTACATCCTCTAGAATACTCAAAGATGATGCCAATGTAATTCCTGTAGTCTTTGCCTGGACATCGAATTCCAGTGATAGTTCCGGTATTTCTTCATAACTTCCTGAGAGAAGAGGTAATGTAAAGATCCTCTCTGTATTTCCTCTAGATACGAGACCTATAGTGAGTTTTAGACCGTCACTTGTAATCATTAGTTTATCGCCTCTTCCAGCTCTACGTAAAACCTTCGATACAGGTTCTAATGGTATTATTAGAGTGGACTCTTCATTTACGTTATATTCTTCAAATGCTGAAGAAGGTATAGATAGATCTACAAGCACAACATGACTAGGATCCATAGCTTTAAGACGTGCACCTTCAGAAGGATGGAACCTTATTCCGACCGACTCCACGAATTGTGAAAGCTCTCTTAATATATATCGCCACAGCCTTGCATCAAGGAATACAGTTCTCAAATTCATTAACCTCACCCACACTCTATAGTAGATCTGCACAGTACTAATACTATTTATAGTATTATGGTTATAAATTACCATCTAGATTTCAGTACAATTAACAGATTTAGTAGAGCTAAGCATGGTCTGTTCAACATTATCTGGATTCTTCAATAAAATGTTACACCTATATAGACTACAGTTTTGAATGTCTTCGCATACACATTTAACACTAATAAGATCTACTCCGCTAATCAGCCTCACCATATCGTCTCTAGTGATGATGCCTAAACATTCAATTACTTTATCTCGAAGCATTCTTATCTCTATAACTTTCCTATCTTCATCTACATTCATAATAACGTTACTTCCTTCACTAATATCCAGAATGAGTCTTGCATACGATGGTATAGTTATTCTTCCTTTGCCATCAATCTTAACTACTTCAATATACATGTCTATATCCTCAGATCCTACAACTTAGTTACCTACTTACCTGTCATTAATTCAACCTCTTGGGGCTATCCATGCAGTAATCTTTCCTCCACCAGCAACATTTAATGAAATCTTCAGAGGCTTCTCAGGACCAAAAGCTATTGTACAGTCATCAGCTAAATCCAGTAACTTTGACAATGATTTAAGATGCTCTACACCATACTTTACTATGACACTCCCTATAGATGATTCCAAATACGTTAATGGTTGAAACTGCCTTAATACTGTAGTGTATTCCGCTAGCTCACCGTGTCCCGACACCTTTAAAGCGTTCATATCTGACGAATACACAAACATTATCTCATCTCCAACTAACACTACATCCTTTATGACCTCCACCAGTTCTGATGTGGGTAACGATGCCTGGACTTCGTAAGATATATTAATTTCGCCTAATCTTTCGAAACCTATTTCTGATAGCGATACTGCATGCTCTCTCTCAATACCCGACCTTACATTTAGTATCTTAATCTTGAGTTCTCTAGAACCTTCAAGATACTCAAATACAACTCTATCCCGTTTTGATGCTCTTCTAAATGCTTTAATATATTCATCTCTATCAGCTACTATACTAACATTACCTGTAACAGTATATTCCTCAAAAGCTGTTGAAGGAAGCTCGAAAACAACCATTGTGACTTTATCTGGACTTAATGCCTCTATAATAAAACCCTCTAAACTAAAGAACATAGGCACTTGATCAACTACTCCTTTAAGCGCTACCATAATCTTTTTAAATACTACTCCACTTGGATAAACTGCTTTCACACTCATTGGGACACCACTACTTCTCTTTTTTTACAAACTTTAAAATTGTTACAATTTATTAAGTATATCATAAATCATTTGAGTGAAGATTCATGACTAAAAAAGTTAAAGTATATAAAACTATCGGTGACTACGTGGCATTAGTAATGTTTGCTGAAGATGTTGTTGAAATCCTCAATATATTGCAGAGAAGCTTGAATAAAGGTGAGGAAGATGTTGAAGATGCCATACGTATGATTAATTATTTTGATACATTCTATAACATCATGAAGAAGAAATTTAAGGAATACCTAACACCTAAAAAGAATGTAAGTGATATTATCAGAAAGAGGGTTCTTATAGACAAAATAAAATTGATTAAGATAGATGAAACAAGAATGGTTGAGGTTATTTTAGATAGATCTATATCGCTAGATGAAGTTTTAGAAATACTTGTTAGTAATAATATAGAAGTAGAAAAAGCTTAAGATTTTCTTTTACGCGATCTCTTTGATACCTTTTTTGTTGTCTCTTGCAATGATTTGGATGATGGAAACGAATCTAGGGCTTCATTAATAGTTATTCTATTCTGTAAAAGTCCATTCCATATTTCAGCTCTAGTTAGAAATAACTCGATCTCTGATACACTTATGTTTCCTATATCGATCTCCTCCTCTCCTAGGTAGTCTGCCTCTTCTCTTCTACTTTCTTCTTCGATTACCTCACTTGTAACCTCCTCATCAAACATGATTTCCACCAATTCACAAATTGCTCTAAATACGTGATTATAACGCTTGATAACATAAGACAAAATAGCAAACTTTTATATCTTTCGTTCTTAGCACACCTTAACGACTTTCTAGCCCAACCTTTTTAGAGTGTGACTGTTTTCACATTCTTTAGTGTACCGTGGAATGAGTATTCCAAAAGGTGGTATTGCAGACAATAGTATTTCAATGCCATAGTTTTTTGATATGCAACTTAATCGATAACATATTACCATAAGAGTTATGTAGATCGCTACTGTAGCAATGTTTACAGGTATTATGTAAGAGTACAGTATGTGAATACCTAGGCAAATCCCTGAAATAAATATGATTAATCCACGAGATTTAGGTTCTGAATCACATTCTCTACTTAACGATAAGCATATTTGGTTATCATTACTTGAGACACATTTGTCTGCAATCTTCAGCAGCGCATAGGATATCACAATGTGTATAAACACCACCTCTATACACCATAAATAAGGTATCAATAAAACGGATTCAAACAGCAATACTGATCTTGTATTTAGTATAGATATTCGAAGTGTTTCGACAAATATTAAGATAAACAGTAAAACTGTACACTTAATATTCATTGATAAGGACATCAATATATTGATAACTCTACTCCAGATACCCATTTTGAAGAATATATCTAGCGTAGTGTTAACGTAACCATTAACAATGTGGGAGAAGATACAGAGTAAACAAGGACCATATATAGCTGGATAGAGGAACAGAAAGCTATATTTAGCTTTTTCAAGGATCATATATTTGAACCCCAGGTCATCTCTATATAATGGTCACAAATACTATAAAATCATTCTGTACCTTAATAATCCGTACGGAAGATAATAAGGAAATTAGCTTATTATCTGTATATCATATCGTGTAAAGTAGGTAAATACAAATACATTAGCTACGATGTTTACACCATTTAAGTATAAGAGATGATAGAATATGATGGAAGTTCTGGGAGAAGATGGTATTAAACGATTGTTAAATATTGTGGGATTCGATTCTCCAACTCTTGTTCAAAAAATTGCGATACCGAGGATACTAGGTCACGATCTAGATGTAATAATAGTTGCTCCTACAGGTAGTGGTAAGACTGAAGCTGCTTTTTTGCCCCTTATGTATAAGTTAACATTAAAAGGTATGAATGATAGTAGTGGTATTAAAGTACTTTACATAACTCCTTTGAGAGCTCTAAATAGAGATATATATCGTAGAATTGAACGGATTGCATCGATTTTTAAGCTAAATGTAGGTATATGGCACGGTGATACTTCTCCAAGTGCTAGAAAAAGAGTTCTAAAGAATCCACCTAGTATATTGATTACTACTCCAGAAAGTCTCCAAATATTGTTAATTAAGGATAGAATAAGAGATAACTTCCGCAGACTGTATGCCGTTGTAGTAGACGAAGCTCAAGATATTTTACCGAACAAACGAGGAGCAGAACTTGCTGTAGCTCTTGAGAGACTCGATGAAATTGTCGGTAGACATGTGAGAAGATTGCTCATTTCTTCTCCATTAGGGAATGTGGATTCCATTGCTCATTACTTTTTCTCGGGCAGAAGATACGATATAGTGTACGTTAAAGGTGCTAAGAAATATGATATAGAGGTGATGGTTTCAGATAATTCATACAGTGATGGTGTATTTGATACTGATAATGTTGTATCATTCTTATGTAACAAAATCTTAGGTACTGAAGTCCCTGGACAAGTGCTTTTGTTTGCTAACACACGTGTCATGGCAGAAGAACTTGGTTATAGCCTATCTAAGTGTTTAGGTAAGAATGATATAGCCTTGCATCATAGTTCCTTATCTAGAGATATAAGAGAATTGGTTGAAGGGATGTTCAAAAGAGGAAACCTACATGTCGTCGTTGCTACCTCTAGTCTCGAATTAGGTATAGATGTAGGTGGTGTAGATATGGTTATACAGTACATGTCTCCTAGACAAGCATTAAAACTTATTCAAAGAGTTGGTAGATCTGGACATCGAGAACAAGCTATATCTAGAGGAATTATAGTGGTTCCACCACTTGTGACAGAGCTAATGGAATCCTTAATTATATCTCGTAGAGCCATGAGAGGTTTCCTAGAACGTTTAAACTATCACTTGGCACCACTTGACGTACTTGCTCATCAAATAGTAGGTATAATTCTAGAGAGAAGACATGCTAATATAGAGGAGATATGGAGAATAATTACAAAAGCTATGCCGTTCAACTCTATGACGTTATCACAGTTTGAAGCTGTAATAGATTTCCTCAACACAATTGGTATGATCAAGTGTAAAAGTAGAGAATGTGCATACACTAAGAGGGGACTTATATATTATGTATCAACAAACATGATTCCCGACACTAATCATTACGAAGCTAAATCTCTCCTAGATAGAAAAACTATGGGATTACTTGATGAAGAATTTGCATTAACGTGTAATGAAGATGATGTTATTGTTTTGGCGGGTAGGTTATGGAAGATAGTCAGAGTTGATACCGAGAAGAGAGAGGTGGTAGTTTTACCCATAGAATCATCTGATAAAGAGGTTCTACCTAAATGGATTGGCGAAACTATACCGGTTCATAGAAATGTTGCACGTGAAGTATGTGCCTTTGCCAGAAGATTCTGTACCTGTGATACCGATATTTGTGTAGATAAGTTAATGGATGAGTATAAAGCCAATGAGGTCATAAGAGAATTCTTTAAAAAGAATAGAGAAAAGATTTGCCGAATATACCCTAGGGATGACGCTATTATTGTAGAATTATTTCGTGTACAAAAAGAGAATACGTCATTACTTGCCTTCTATACATGCCTAGGTACGAAAGCCTCAGAAGCTTTTTCCCTATTGATAGAGTATCTAATAAAATATGAATTAGGTGTATCAGTAGCATATAAATCGCATCAGTTAGGTACGGTTCTCCTCATCAATAGTCTACTTGGCAAGGACGACTTAATCAAGATTTTTAAGAGGCTTCATCAAATAGCTAGAGCCCCTGATGAAGTAACAGAAATTATTAAGAACGTAGTTAAGAGCAGTTCTTTGTTTAAATGGAGGCTAGTAAATGTCGCTAAGAAACTAGGCATCATAGGTAAGGAAGTTGAAGCAACTAACGTGAAAAGAATTATTGAAGGTTTATCTAACATTGATATTGTTGTTTCAGAGGCTTTAAGAGAACTTTATGTAGAGAAAATCGATATAGATGAGCTTTTAAGATTTCTTCAAAATTTTGTTAATGGTAAAATCAAAGTCAAAATAATAGTCTCTTCAAAGGCATCACCATTTATTGAGGAAATTACTGCATTAGGCGTATTCAGAACCTTAGTCAAATATTCAATACTTCCTCGCGAAACTATAATCGAAATCGTCAAGAGAAGGCTCCTTGAAACCGAAATCAAATTGTTTTGCACCTCTTGCTACAATACATGGAATATAAACTTGAAAGAGAAGCTAAATTCGTGTAATTCGTTATTCTCTTGCTCTATAGTATGTCCCTACTGTGGATCCATGGCTATAACATTAGTTAATCAAGCTGATGAAACACGCTTACTCAAGAGAGTGTTTGAAAAACTTAAGAGAAGTAGCCACGAAAATATTAAGTTTCTACAAATCGAAAAAGAAGCTTTAGATAGACATCGGAAACTAGTAGATTTCATTATGAACCATGGAGTGGCAGGAATTATAGCTCTTCGAGGTATTGGTATAGGTACTGAGACCGCAAAACGTATTATAGCTAAGTCTTCAGATCTTAATACACTAATAATGAATATCATAGATCAGGAAAAGACATTCTTAAGGACTGCAAGATATTGGAGAAATACAGAATAATTATTAACATCATCACAATTCCTTATAGCATCCATCAAACTATAGCACAGCTACACTTTATATACTGAATCAGTATTGTGGGAGACAATGGATATAGTGGAACTAATTAGAGACCTAATAGGAAAAATAGTTGTAATTTCGTGGATGTTATTCCTATTAACGTGGATAATTGGATGGGCTATCAAGGGATCCCCCATACCTTCAGGCAAAATTAGAAGAGTAGGACAAGGTTTAATAGAAGACGCTATTTGGGGCGCCTTTTGGGTTGCTATTGGGACCTCTATCTTTTGGTTAATATCGTACATATCTTCAGCCATCGGAAATGTACTGCCAAAAGCCCCTGTACCTGAACTACCTTAACATCAATAGGTGTTATAATGCATCTACTTCTAACATCATTTTATTTATCAATTCTTACATTCTATCTAGGTGTTCTCATTTATGCTTTACCTATACCCATAACTGGGCTCAAGAGATGGGGCCCTAGATTGATAAATGATGCATTCTTTGTAGCCATTCTTTCTACAACCATAGATAGTATCATAAGTTTTGCTGACTACTTAAGACATACGCTAGGAGGTAATTGGACATATTATATACATACAGTTAGAGGTCTGATAATGTATAGAACAACCCTCATAACTGTTTTAAGTATATTGAAAGACTATATATTGAAAGTTATTCCGGGTCTATCTAGACTTCTGTCGATAGGTATAAACATCATTACGGCATCACTATATGCGTTACTGCTCATGTACTTCCTCGCCTTACTGGTTTATCATAATATTGGGGTACTTTCATCGTTAGGTATAACATTAATGGCTATACCATTCAGAATAGCTAGAAGTGCAGGTGCATTCCTTCTATCATTTACACTTGTGCTTTATTTAGCTTTACCCTTGTATCCGAATTTCGTATCAATTCTGTCTACACCGGTTTCACATTCATTTCTAGATGTCACCATAATATACGGTAATGTTGTTACTGATCTAGGCTATAGAGTTCTAGAAGGGTATGTGGGTCTTGAAGTAGAGGATAAATATGTGGGTCCAGCAAAACTTGCACCTAATGGACATATGCTTCTAATAGTCAGTAAAAAGTACTTAGAAAAACCATCAACATTATATTTTGATGCATCTAGTCATAGATTCTATACGAACTTAACAAACGTCATTCTATCAAATCTATGTTTAGATCGGTCTACATTAAGTATGTGCAGAATAGATGTATCAATTAGAGGATTACTCTACTATAGAAAAGGCATGACTATACATGCGGCGCCTCAACCACATTTCCTAGAGATATCAGAAATAGAAAGTAACTCCATCTCTTTTAAGGTTGAGCTTCCATCACATGGAAGTCTCTATCTCTCTATAGTAGATCAATACAAAATAGATCTAGTATCTATAAACAATACAATAAGTATAGATGATTTAACAAAATACAAAGCATATAGTTGGATATGGTACAATGTTCCAGGAAATACATACGTAATTCCACTATCGCCAGGGATCCACACCATATATTTAAGGTTTGAGGTACGTTCTTTAGAGGAACTAGAACCATCTACAGAACATTTGTATCCTATCAATATATATGAACTACATCCAAATACCGTAGGCGATATTATGGATATACTTACTTACACCTCATATGTAGAAATCATTTCATCTCTATTATATATCTCGTTACTCATGTCAGCATCTTATGGTTTATCGAAACTATTAGGTGGTGTTACAAAACTCAGGTTGATACCATGATATTAAACGAACTTCGCAACAAAATAATTCTATTTAACTTAGTAATGGTGATTTTATTCGCTATAATTATGATTAAACATAACGAAGGTTTCAATCTAGTTAATCTTCTTCTACTATTAGGAGTATCAATATCATCTTACGTACTTTTAGAAAAATATAGAAGATGATGATTCGATCTTTTCGTAATGAAGAATGTGCTTCTTAACCATGAACACTTAATAACTAATTTAATTTAAGATCTATGTAACGCATAATCGAACTAAAATCTGTAAATCCCCGTATGCACTTGTACTTAAATTAGAGTTGATGAATCTACCCGAAATCTGATAGGTGATGAATTTGCCAAGTTCTGAAACGTATTAGCTGATAACTGAAACAGTTATTATTCTTAGTATATAATAGTGCTACTTGCTGATCGTCAGACAACAAGGTGCATCATCTATGTCTACTCAAAATGTTAAGAATGTTAAGAAAGAGAAATATATCAACATATTTGTTTTACTTAAAGAGAGTGAACGTCTTAATGACTTGGTTAGGCTCATAGATAGTTTTTGTATACCTGAGTTATGTAAATACGATATAAAGAAGAGCTTTATAGACAACTTCATCTACATAAAGATATATAACGGTGATATACCATTGAAAGACTTCAAGCAAGATGTAGAGAAAGCTCTAGAGAGACTTAAGGACTATATATCATGGATGAAAGTAGAGGTCATTGAAGTCAGATAAGCTCTCTGCAGATTCTGTTTCATTACAAGAAAGATTGATGTTCATTTAATCCTTAGTAATTCCATAGAAATCCGTAAATCCTCTATATTCAACTACATATCTTGTGCTATCCTTTAGACAATTAAAGTACTAGACCTTAATTCCATAAAGCATACAATAATGTCTCAGGTTCACATCATTCTCTATACTAAATCGTATATATGATATTACTCTGAATACAATGATAACGAAAGAAACTGTATAGATCGACATGAAAACCCTATGGATATGAATACCTATTATCTAACATTAGGGTAGCAATTATACTCAATATTCCTCTAATTCATAGTTTCGTAAGACAATCCTTTTTTCTACACGCTTAGGCCTTAATGATGATGCTATAAAGTTGAATGCTTTTTCTGGATCTGTATGAGTACCACAACTATATACATCAACCGTGGCAAACGAGTATTCAGGCCAAGTATGTATAGATATGTGACTCTCCAACACAATACCAAACACGCTAACGCCAAACCCTATTTTCCAGGATTTTATATCAAGTAATGTCATGTTACCAACAATTGCTGCTTCTCTCACTAGATTTACGAGATACAATACATCATTTAGCTTATCTTCTTCACATTCATAGAGATCTCCTACAATATGTTTCCCATATACTAACACCTTTTTTTCTAGTAATGAGGCCTCCATTTTAGTTCCAGAGAGATTTGGTTATGTACTATTTATAAATATTTCTATAATTAATTAATTGACTAGACTAAAAAACCCTATATAAACCTACTAAACAGTTATGTGAGTGAAAAATCCTCTACCTTAAAAATCGTCATTCATATCTACACACTAGCGCATTGTGTTTAACAACTATTTATCGATTTTGATTGAGATTTAATAATTAGTTACTGTGTATTAAGTATTTTGATTAGGAAGGTTTGAATACACTATGAGTAAATACGAACTAATAGATAAGATATCTAAGTATCTTAGCAAAGACATTCTACAAATTGTCCAAGGTCTTGAAGAAGACGAGAAAAAAGTACTCGACTACTTTCTCCAAAATGTATCCGTAGGTACTATTATCTCTATAAGAGAGCTGAAGGCTCTGTATAAAGTAGACGATCCTAGATCAGTGATAAGGAAGCTTATAGATAAAGGTCTTATTGAACAAGGTTATGGATGTTATAATTTATCTAAACCATTGCGTGAAGCATTATTTATGCTTATTGTTTCACCGAGTAAAAAAGCTTAAAAGTATTAAGGTGTAGCAACATCTATCTAACAAATTATAGAGTTATTATATAATCTAATTTAGAGAAATCGCGTCGCATATAGATTACTGATAGAATCACTGAAACATTCTCGATATCGATCTAATGATGTTATTTAATTCATCCATAACACATCTATCGATACATTCTCCATAGCATTTTCTGATCCTCTTGCCATTACCATCTCTACAATTGAGATCACATTCCTTTTCGCATGCCTCGGAATCTATTCCAAGTATCGTATATCCGTTTAGTCTACGTATATGGAATAACTGCAATAGCCCAGAATTTTTTAACATATCTACTATATCTATGTTTTTAGAATCCAAGATAACAAATCCAAAGAGTTTTAATGTGTTCAAAAATCTGGTTAGTTTGTTCATAAATTTCACACCATGTACTATA
This sequence is a window from Ignisphaera sp.. Protein-coding genes within it:
- a CDS encoding 30S ribosomal protein S27e encodes the protein MAKKKRILIPEPRSRFIRVKCTVCGNEQVVFDHATFPSRCLVCGTQIVQPTGGKVKLINAEVVKTLD
- a CDS encoding 50S ribosomal protein L44e, translating into MKIPKTINTYCPKCRSHTQHSITIYKHGKRRTLAQGQRRYLRKQEGYGSKRKPEQKRFAKVTKKVVLKLKCSKCGFIHHRAGIRIKKAEQA
- the speD gene encoding adenosylmethionine decarboxylase, yielding MEASLLEKKVLVYGKHIVGDLYECEEDKLNDVLYLVNLVREAAIVGNMTLLDIKSWKIGFGVSVFGIVLESHISIHTWPEYSFATVDVYSCGTHTDPEKAFNFIASSLRPKRVEKRIVLRNYELEEY
- a CDS encoding translation initiation factor IF-2 subunit alpha, with product MSVIPFRKKGLPEVGELVIARIDKVFEYGAYATLLEYEAQEAFIPWSEVSTRYVKDIRDVLKEGRVVVGKVIRVDKKVPKVQIDISIKRVLEGEKRIKILRWKRLQRAQKIVELAAKNIKKNLNDTYSEVWSKLEKDIDPLSILEQCILEGPEVLIRKGIPGYWSTAICEEAKKHISIKMVKIRAIMKIASYKSDGIERIKKILTSIYNIELPQNTKIYVYTIGSPRYRIEIMAPHYKDAEKIFNHVNIMLHNLVKELEIDQFEIEREEIEKGG
- a CDS encoding DEAD/DEAH box helicase — its product is MMEVLGEDGIKRLLNIVGFDSPTLVQKIAIPRILGHDLDVIIVAPTGSGKTEAAFLPLMYKLTLKGMNDSSGIKVLYITPLRALNRDIYRRIERIASIFKLNVGIWHGDTSPSARKRVLKNPPSILITTPESLQILLIKDRIRDNFRRLYAVVVDEAQDILPNKRGAELAVALERLDEIVGRHVRRLLISSPLGNVDSIAHYFFSGRRYDIVYVKGAKKYDIEVMVSDNSYSDGVFDTDNVVSFLCNKILGTEVPGQVLLFANTRVMAEELGYSLSKCLGKNDIALHHSSLSRDIRELVEGMFKRGNLHVVVATSSLELGIDVGGVDMVIQYMSPRQALKLIQRVGRSGHREQAISRGIIVVPPLVTELMESLIISRRAMRGFLERLNYHLAPLDVLAHQIVGIILERRHANIEEIWRIITKAMPFNSMTLSQFEAVIDFLNTIGMIKCKSRECAYTKRGLIYYVSTNMIPDTNHYEAKSLLDRKTMGLLDEEFALTCNEDDVIVLAGRLWKIVRVDTEKREVVVLPIESSDKEVLPKWIGETIPVHRNVAREVCAFARRFCTCDTDICVDKLMDEYKANEVIREFFKKNREKICRIYPRDDAIIVELFRVQKENTSLLAFYTCLGTKASEAFSLLIEYLIKYELGVSVAYKSHQLGTVLLINSLLGKDDLIKIFKRLHQIARAPDEVTEIIKNVVKSSSLFKWRLVNVAKKLGIIGKEVEATNVKRIIEGLSNIDIVVSEALRELYVEKIDIDELLRFLQNFVNGKIKVKIIVSSKASPFIEEITALGVFRTLVKYSILPRETIIEIVKRRLLETEIKLFCTSCYNTWNINLKEKLNSCNSLFSCSIVCPYCGSMAITLVNQADETRLLKRVFEKLKRSSHENIKFLQIEKEALDRHRKLVDFIMNHGVAGIIALRGIGIGTETAKRIIAKSSDLNTLIMNIIDQEKTFLRTARYWRNTE
- the cedA1 gene encoding DNA import protein CedA1, with amino-acid sequence MDIVELIRDLIGKIVVISWMLFLLTWIIGWAIKGSPIPSGKIRRVGQGLIEDAIWGAFWVAIGTSIFWLISYISSAIGNVLPKAPVPELP
- a CDS encoding DNA primase small subunit domain-containing protein, translated to MDEKKWLGSDLVFDIDANEISECQESGKYVQMKFCRKCGFYIQQLDVKSCPQCGEELSKFEHIEPECINIAKEHVAKLIDILENDLGFTKIITTFSGHRGFHVIVELGEPYSYMSPDERREIVSYIKVDDYQLKAFIDQIIKKSKKYVVLPPRVTDGGIRRRIARYLANYVDEEIREFIMGSKSVLNFEVAQKVYEYLIQHLNDVAKAISVCIDAKVTIDITHLIRVSNSVNGKTGWRVIQINNADVYAFELSPHNLSASDVKLKIRFLTSIPRVTVIDEEFSFKKGEEASLEYPYASYFVYKGLASIVNVVR